A part of Propioniciclava coleopterorum genomic DNA contains:
- a CDS encoding ISL3 family transposase encodes MVEVESPPAMMGCPTCGVVARSHGRRTVTLVDIPCFGAPTRVRWRKRTWTCPEPSCPVGVFTEQDEQIAKPRAMLTTRACRWATEQVRREHASIAGLARQLATTWRTVWTSIEPILQRAAADESRFAGVTTLGVDEHLWHHVSPRKRGPKELTGMVDLTRDKDGRVHARLLDLVPGRSGTVYKTWLDQRGKGFKAGVEVATLDPFRGYKNAIDDKLADATAVLDAFHVVALASRAVDEVRRRVQQEIHGHRGRSGDPLYGIRNILRCAAERLTDKQHARLAAAIAADDRHDAVHVAWQCAQKVRAAYAHPDPAKGRQIAEQVVDGFPSCPIPEIARLGRTLRQWKDAFLAYFDTGRASNGGTESINGLIELHRRIARGFRNRENYRLRMLLIGGGLNLDPPQV; translated from the coding sequence GTGGTCGAGGTCGAGTCCCCACCAGCGATGATGGGCTGCCCGACCTGCGGGGTGGTAGCCCGCAGCCATGGCCGACGGACGGTCACCTTGGTCGACATCCCCTGCTTCGGAGCCCCGACACGCGTGCGTTGGCGCAAACGCACGTGGACGTGTCCCGAGCCGTCCTGTCCCGTAGGGGTGTTCACCGAGCAGGACGAACAGATCGCCAAGCCACGCGCGATGCTCACCACCCGGGCGTGTCGCTGGGCGACCGAGCAGGTCCGACGCGAGCACGCCAGCATCGCCGGGCTGGCTCGGCAGTTGGCCACCACGTGGCGGACTGTGTGGACCAGCATCGAGCCGATCCTGCAGCGTGCCGCCGCTGATGAGTCCCGGTTCGCCGGCGTGACCACGCTTGGGGTGGATGAGCACCTGTGGCACCACGTGAGCCCCCGCAAGCGTGGCCCCAAGGAGCTCACCGGCATGGTCGACCTCACTCGTGACAAGGACGGACGCGTCCATGCCCGGCTGCTCGATCTGGTGCCGGGACGTTCGGGCACCGTGTACAAGACGTGGCTCGACCAGCGCGGGAAGGGGTTCAAGGCCGGGGTCGAGGTCGCCACCCTGGACCCGTTCCGCGGCTACAAGAACGCCATCGACGACAAGCTCGCCGACGCCACCGCCGTCCTTGATGCGTTTCATGTGGTCGCTCTGGCCAGCCGGGCCGTCGATGAGGTCCGCCGCCGCGTGCAGCAGGAGATCCACGGCCACCGGGGTCGTTCCGGCGACCCGCTCTACGGGATCCGTAACATCCTGCGTTGCGCGGCCGAACGGCTCACAGACAAGCAACACGCCCGCCTCGCCGCGGCGATCGCCGCCGATGACCGCCACGACGCCGTCCACGTCGCCTGGCAGTGCGCCCAGAAGGTTCGAGCCGCCTACGCCCACCCCGACCCAGCCAAGGGCCGCCAGATTGCCGAGCAAGTCGTCGACGGGTTCCCCTCCTGCCCGATCCCCGAGATCGCCCGACTCGGCCGCACCCTCAGACAGTGGAAAGACGCCTTCCTGGCCTACTTCGACACCGGCCGCGCATCCAATGGCGGCACCGAGAGCATCAACGGGCTCATCGAGCTCCACCGACGCATCGCCAGAGGCTTCCGCAACCGCGAGAACTACCGACTACGCATGCTCCTCATCGGCGGCGGACTCAACCTCGACCCACCGCAGGTATGA
- a CDS encoding DNA cytosine methyltransferase — protein sequence MHDTPTDPASPLRIGSLFSGYGGLDLAVEHVFGGETVWFSEINEPVARVFAHHWPDAPNLGDITRISWSQVEPVDILIGGFPCQDVSTVGKRAGLAPGTRSGLWAHMGTAIEVLQPQWVVIENVRGLLSSPAIRPITEGDDNAPRNPCAATPDDTALRALEPDPWHLGDSATRPLRAAGAVMPSGWLCRPVPQRARMLGADVDSGRHNRGALIDR from the coding sequence ATGCACGACACACCGACCGATCCCGCGAGTCCGCTGAGGATCGGTTCGCTCTTCTCGGGATACGGCGGCCTCGACCTCGCTGTCGAACATGTCTTCGGCGGAGAGACCGTCTGGTTCTCTGAGATCAATGAGCCCGTGGCCAGGGTCTTCGCCCACCACTGGCCCGACGCCCCGAATCTGGGCGACATCACAAGGATCAGCTGGTCGCAGGTCGAGCCCGTTGACATTCTGATCGGCGGCTTCCCCTGCCAAGACGTGTCCACCGTCGGCAAGCGCGCCGGTCTCGCACCCGGAACCCGCTCAGGTCTATGGGCGCACATGGGCACAGCCATCGAAGTGCTGCAACCCCAATGGGTCGTCATCGAAAACGTCCGCGGTCTGCTCTCGTCCCCAGCCATCCGACCGATCACCGAAGGAGACGACAATGCCCCGCGCAACCCCTGCGCAGCAACCCCCGACGATACAGCCCTTCGCGCTCTGGAGCCCGACCCGTGGCATCTGGGAGACAGCGCAACTCGACCTCTACGAGCAGCCGGCGCCGTTATGCCGAGTGGATGGTTATGCCGACCGGTCCCGCAGCGTGCCCGGATGCTGGGCGCCGATGTCGATTCCGGTCGGCATAACCGTGGCGCCCTCATCGATCGGTGA
- a CDS encoding tyrosine-type recombinase/integrase, with protein MSDLAPLLQRFFTDKLDGQMNASVHTKAAYADTFRLLLTYAHQRTGTAPSALRLADLDADMIGGFLQHLEDKRGNSASTRNARRAALRSFFTYASYRAPGAIATISQVLAIPAKRTKTTIVSFLTRTEAEALIAAPDTTTWTGRRDRLLLHLGIQTGLRVSELIGLRVVDVEIGPHSQLRCLGKGRKHRVIPLQKPAVRLLNAWLAESGTTPTAPLFPTSRGTPLSRAAVAKLLARHVTVASGRCPSLRGKNVTPHTLRHTCAMMLLHAGIDTASIALWLGHATIQTTQAYLHADLELKRRSLDRLAPIGDHPPARYQASDALIAFLTDR; from the coding sequence ATGAGTGATCTCGCTCCGCTGTTGCAGCGGTTCTTCACCGACAAGCTCGACGGGCAGATGAACGCCAGTGTTCACACCAAGGCCGCCTACGCCGACACCTTCCGGCTCCTGCTCACCTACGCCCACCAGCGCACCGGCACCGCCCCGTCCGCCTTGAGGCTGGCGGACCTGGACGCCGACATGATCGGGGGGTTCCTCCAACACCTAGAAGACAAACGCGGCAACTCCGCCTCGACACGCAACGCCAGACGCGCCGCGTTGCGATCGTTCTTCACCTACGCCAGCTACCGGGCACCCGGAGCGATCGCGACGATCAGCCAGGTGCTGGCGATCCCCGCGAAACGGACCAAGACGACCATCGTGTCGTTCCTCACCCGCACCGAGGCCGAGGCGCTAATCGCAGCTCCTGACACCACGACCTGGACCGGTCGACGTGACCGGCTCCTGCTGCACCTGGGCATCCAGACCGGGCTGCGCGTCAGCGAACTCATCGGTCTGCGCGTTGTCGACGTCGAGATCGGGCCGCACAGTCAGCTCCGCTGTCTCGGCAAGGGCCGCAAGCACCGGGTGATACCACTGCAGAAGCCCGCCGTCCGGCTCCTGAACGCCTGGCTCGCCGAATCGGGCACGACCCCGACGGCACCGCTGTTCCCTACAAGCCGGGGAACGCCGTTGAGCCGGGCGGCGGTCGCGAAGCTCCTCGCTCGGCACGTCACGGTCGCGTCCGGACGCTGCCCGAGCCTGCGCGGGAAGAACGTCACCCCGCACACCCTGCGGCACACCTGCGCGATGATGCTTCTGCACGCCGGGATCGACACCGCGAGCATCGCGCTCTGGCTCGGCCACGCCACCATCCAGACCACCCAGGCATACCTGCATGCGGACCTGGAGCTCAAGCGCCGCAGCCTTGACCGGCTCGCCCCAATCGGAGACCACCCGCCGGCCCGCTATCAGGCGTCAGACGCTCTCATCGCCTTCCTCACCGATCGATGA
- the mobF gene encoding MobF family relaxase, translating into MRVLTCPAGAEVGMTVSMRVMSAGDGYKYLLKTVAAADGNRPLSTPLTRYYMEEGTPPGRWLGAGVAALGKGEIQVGDRVSEHQLQLLMGTGCDPITGDKLGLGFAAYKNQEQRIEARIADLEPTMTPGAKGEAVAQIVAEETARSTRRAVAGFDFTFSIPKSASVLWAVADAGVQALIAEAHHRAVAEVVAFMEREVAATRTGATAGDGAVAQVDVTGLIATAFDHFDSRAGDPHLHTHVVISNKAKTVLDGKWRSLDGRPMHTAVVALSELHEAVFADHMTRTFGVSWEAREMGRDHNPAWAITGVPEELIAEFSTRARHINAETDRLIAKYVAAHGRRPTPAAIMKLRAQATLATRPEKQVRSLADLTVEWRERATKALGRDATTWAREVTDNDKPLLLHADDVPLDVIGELGRSVVEVVGEKRSTWRRWNLMAEASRQTMGWRFATMHDREAIVAMVADAAELVSFRLTPPNSPPRLSCSVGPTAVPCSDRRARRCSPPRPSSRPRTDSSNEQRTWPGRRCSSRRSKRPRADPPRMVECSATTKPMP; encoded by the coding sequence GTGAGGGTGCTCACCTGCCCGGCAGGAGCGGAGGTGGGCATGACGGTTTCGATGCGCGTGATGTCGGCAGGTGACGGCTACAAGTACCTGCTCAAGACCGTCGCGGCAGCCGACGGCAACAGGCCGCTCTCGACGCCGCTTACCCGCTACTACATGGAAGAAGGCACACCGCCCGGCCGCTGGCTCGGCGCAGGCGTAGCGGCCCTCGGCAAGGGCGAGATTCAGGTGGGCGACCGAGTATCGGAACACCAACTCCAGCTCCTCATGGGCACAGGCTGTGATCCGATCACCGGCGACAAGCTCGGCCTGGGCTTCGCGGCATACAAGAACCAGGAGCAGCGAATCGAAGCGCGGATCGCCGACCTCGAACCGACCATGACCCCCGGCGCCAAGGGAGAGGCCGTCGCGCAGATCGTTGCCGAGGAGACAGCCCGAAGTACACGGCGTGCTGTGGCGGGCTTCGACTTCACCTTCTCGATCCCGAAGTCCGCGAGCGTGTTGTGGGCAGTCGCCGACGCCGGGGTACAAGCACTCATCGCCGAGGCGCATCATCGCGCGGTTGCGGAGGTGGTTGCGTTCATGGAACGCGAGGTTGCAGCCACGCGCACGGGCGCAACCGCCGGAGACGGCGCGGTTGCGCAGGTCGATGTCACCGGGCTCATCGCGACCGCCTTCGATCACTTCGACTCCCGCGCCGGCGACCCCCACCTCCACACGCACGTCGTCATCAGCAACAAGGCCAAGACCGTCCTCGACGGCAAATGGCGCTCGCTCGACGGCAGACCCATGCACACCGCCGTCGTCGCGCTCTCCGAACTCCACGAAGCCGTGTTCGCCGACCACATGACACGCACCTTCGGCGTCTCATGGGAGGCCCGAGAGATGGGCCGCGACCACAACCCTGCATGGGCGATCACTGGAGTGCCCGAGGAACTGATCGCCGAGTTCTCTACCCGCGCGCGTCACATCAACGCCGAGACCGATCGCCTCATCGCCAAGTACGTCGCAGCGCACGGACGACGCCCGACACCAGCGGCGATCATGAAATTGCGAGCTCAAGCCACACTCGCGACTCGGCCCGAGAAGCAGGTTCGGTCCTTGGCTGACCTCACCGTCGAATGGCGGGAGCGCGCCACGAAAGCGTTGGGGCGGGATGCGACGACGTGGGCGCGCGAGGTGACCGACAACGACAAGCCGCTCCTGCTGCATGCCGACGACGTGCCGCTCGATGTCATCGGTGAGCTGGGGCGTTCGGTCGTCGAGGTGGTCGGTGAGAAGCGTTCGACCTGGCGGCGGTGGAATCTCATGGCCGAGGCATCCCGGCAGACGATGGGCTGGCGGTTCGCCACCATGCACGATCGGGAAGCGATCGTCGCGATGGTTGCCGATGCCGCCGAGCTCGTTTCCTTTCGGCTGACGCCCCCGAACTCGCCTCCTCGCCTGTCGTGTTCCGTCGGCCCGACGGCAGTTCCGTGTTCCGACCGAAGAGCTCGACGGTGTTCACCTCCGAGGCCCAGCTCGCGGCCGAGGACAGACTCCTCGAACGAGCAGCGAACCTGGCCGGGCCGACGGTGCAGCTCGCGACGGTCGAAAAGACCACGCGCAGACCCGCCGCGGATGGTCGAATGCTCGGCGACGACCAAGCCGATGCCTTGA
- a CDS encoding sulfate permease, whose protein sequence is MIRLLWTASAEVRYFLRCYMPSNILLDLIRTRKGLKWGVPAMLLAGPYLVIAFWCTTLIENGGPGWLHLVVLVCLWNALKMMAIGPVSVVLLVRARAREYREQRQQRQELSEDVPLGELTRSSR, encoded by the coding sequence ATGATCCGCCTACTGTGGACAGCCAGCGCCGAGGTTCGCTACTTCCTGCGTTGCTACATGCCGAGCAACATCCTGCTCGATCTGATCCGCACGAGGAAGGGACTGAAGTGGGGCGTCCCCGCGATGCTCCTGGCCGGTCCCTACCTGGTCATCGCCTTCTGGTGCACCACACTCATTGAGAACGGCGGCCCTGGATGGCTCCACCTCGTCGTGCTGGTCTGCCTCTGGAACGCTCTCAAGATGATGGCCATCGGCCCAGTGAGCGTCGTTCTCCTCGTAAGGGCTCGCGCCCGTGAATACCGCGAGCAGCGGCAGCAGCGGCAGGAGCTCTCCGAGGATGTGCCACTGGGTGAGCTCACTCGAAGCTCTCGCTGA
- a CDS encoding IS3 family transposase (programmed frameshift): MPGNTSKRYPLELKQRAVRMYAEVRPDHPTDWAAMAKVAGLLGVATPETLRKWVRQAEVDQGARPGVTSEESAELKRLKRENAELRRANAILKAASGFLRGRARPARAVIVDFIREHADRQEPGGLRWGVEPICAVLTEHGLPIAPSTFYEWKDKLPTRRQERDQALLVEVHRVHAAHYGVYGARKVWLQLNREGISVARCTIERLMRAAGLTGVVRGKVKRTTIADPAAVRPGDLVKRNFAPLEPNRLWVADITYVSTWAGWAYVAFVTDAYARRILGWRCSATMTTQLVLDAVEQAIWTRQRDGHELASVIAHHDRGSQYSAVRYSERLAAAGIQPSVGAIGSSYDNALAETINGLYKTELIKRRAPWRTLDDVEYATAEWIDWFNHRRLYEYCGDIPPAELENAFYARLHAQPPAELTHS; encoded by the exons ATGCCAGGGAACACATCGAAGAGGTATCCGCTTGAGTTGAAGCAGCGGGCGGTGCGCATGTACGCCGAGGTCCGGCCGGATCATCCGACGGATTGGGCGGCGATGGCCAAGGTGGCCGGCCTGCTGGGGGTGGCCACGCCGGAAACGTTGCGGAAGTGGGTGCGTCAGGCCGAGGTCGACCAGGGTGCCCGGCCGGGGGTCACGTCGGAGGAGTCGGCCGAGTTGAAGCGGCTCAAGCGTGAGAACGCCGAGTTGCGTCGGGCGAACGCGATCTTGAAGGCGGCCTCGG GCTTTCTTCGCGGCCGAGCTCGACCGGCCAGGGCTGTGATCGTGGACTTCATCCGCGAGCACGCCGACCGCCAGGAGCCTGGCGGGCTGCGATGGGGTGTTGAGCCGATCTGTGCTGTGCTGACCGAGCATGGCCTGCCGATCGCCCCATCGACTTTTTATGAGTGGAAGGACAAGCTTCCCACGCGTCGGCAAGAACGCGACCAGGCCTTGTTGGTGGAGGTGCATCGGGTGCATGCCGCTCATTACGGCGTGTACGGGGCCCGGAAGGTGTGGCTGCAGCTGAACCGGGAAGGGATCAGCGTGGCCCGCTGCACGATCGAGCGGCTGATGCGCGCGGCCGGGCTGACGGGGGTGGTGCGTGGCAAGGTGAAACGCACCACGATCGCGGATCCGGCAGCCGTTCGTCCCGGTGATCTGGTGAAACGGAACTTCGCCCCGCTGGAGCCCAACAGGCTTTGGGTGGCCGACATCACGTATGTGTCGACGTGGGCCGGCTGGGCGTATGTCGCGTTCGTCACCGATGCCTACGCCCGCCGGATCCTGGGCTGGCGCTGCTCGGCCACCATGACCACCCAACTCGTCCTCGACGCGGTCGAGCAGGCCATCTGGACCCGGCAACGCGACGGACACGAGTTGGCCTCGGTGATCGCGCATCACGACCGGGGCTCCCAGTACAGCGCCGTCCGCTATAGCGAACGGCTCGCCGCTGCCGGGATCCAGCCCTCGGTCGGGGCCATCGGTTCGTCGTATGACAACGCGCTGGCCGAGACGATCAACGGCTTGTACAAGACCGAACTGATCAAACGCCGGGCGCCGTGGCGGACCCTGGATGATGTCGAGTACGCCACCGCCGAATGGATCGACTGGTTCAACCACCGACGGCTGTATGAGTACTGCGGCGACATCCCACCAGCAGAACTCGAGAACGCGTTCTACGCTCGTCTACACGCCCAGCCACCGGCTGAGCTCACACACAGTTGA
- a CDS encoding tyrosine-type recombinase/integrase, translating into MSALRDLLDRYLRTRRALGFKLTEPGRVLGEFVDFMDEKGQTTIRHDLAIAWAARFSRGTVLIRLNTVRQFAEHVAWFDPATEVPVLDGRPYVNHRPRPHIYTTEQIDVLLRAAGRLTPTVRAAVWQTLLGLLAVTGLRISEACDLNDADITTDDTGEGGWVRVMESKFGKSRLVPVHTTTMTAIAAYRRLRDERFPSPVSEAVFVTRRGTRIAASTAGATFREIRTLAGMTGSTSEPAARLHDFRHSFATNTLIGHIRTGGDIEQMMPVLSAWLGHVSPVSTYWYLSNTPELAAALGARLPMIGGDDE; encoded by the coding sequence ATGAGTGCGCTGCGTGACCTGCTGGATCGCTACTTGAGGACCAGGCGAGCGTTGGGGTTCAAGCTCACCGAGCCGGGTCGGGTGCTCGGTGAGTTCGTGGACTTCATGGACGAGAAGGGCCAGACCACGATCCGTCACGATCTCGCCATCGCCTGGGCGGCCAGGTTCTCCCGAGGCACGGTGCTGATCCGGTTGAACACGGTCCGCCAGTTCGCCGAGCACGTTGCTTGGTTCGATCCCGCCACCGAGGTCCCCGTCCTGGACGGCAGACCCTACGTGAACCACCGTCCTCGTCCGCACATCTACACCACCGAGCAGATCGATGTCCTGTTGCGCGCGGCGGGACGGCTGACGCCAACCGTCCGCGCCGCGGTCTGGCAGACGCTGCTCGGGCTGCTGGCGGTGACCGGACTACGGATCAGCGAAGCCTGCGACCTCAACGACGCCGACATCACCACCGACGACACCGGCGAGGGCGGATGGGTGCGCGTGATGGAGTCGAAGTTCGGCAAGTCCCGTCTGGTCCCCGTCCACACCACCACGATGACCGCGATCGCCGCCTATCGGAGGCTTCGAGATGAGCGGTTCCCGAGTCCGGTCAGCGAAGCTGTGTTCGTCACCCGGCGAGGCACGAGGATCGCCGCGTCGACGGCCGGGGCGACGTTCCGTGAAATCCGCACCCTTGCAGGCATGACCGGCAGCACGTCGGAACCGGCGGCCCGGTTGCATGACTTTCGGCATTCCTTCGCCACCAACACCCTGATCGGGCACATCCGCACTGGCGGTGACATCGAGCAGATGATGCCGGTGCTTTCGGCCTGGCTCGGGCACGTCAGCCCGGTCTCGACCTACTGGTATCTGTCGAACACCCCCGAGCTGGCCGCAGCGCTTGGCGCACGCCTCCCGATGATCGGGGGCGACGATGAGTGA
- a CDS encoding tyrosine-type recombinase/integrase, with translation MSKYRKRERSDAQDVLEEFEDWLLRERSVRETTARVYVDQIVGFIGWLPAPVEESLRSLTPGAILEWVDHAARQGLKPSTLRKQLVMLRSFLRFCHRTGRASADFSAVVPHAAGWRLSTIPDPVPEGTIQTLLDSLDLQAPKGLRDRAILLLLTGLGLRAGEIAALRLTDIGWRTGTLRIRGKGDRADELPLPEEVGRALEDYVVHGRGGRAGYDEVFLTMFEPVRPVASNGISKIVRMACSRAGITEFGPHRLRHTFATGLLASGATLQEVQGLLRHAQLRTTANYTKVDQTRLTQLVPEWPAAAEGRWER, from the coding sequence ATGTCGAAGTATCGCAAGCGTGAGCGCTCGGATGCGCAGGACGTGTTGGAGGAGTTCGAGGACTGGCTGCTGCGGGAGCGGTCGGTCCGGGAGACCACGGCGCGGGTCTATGTCGATCAGATCGTCGGGTTCATCGGGTGGCTACCGGCCCCGGTCGAGGAGTCCTTGCGGAGCTTGACACCGGGGGCGATTCTGGAGTGGGTGGACCACGCTGCACGGCAGGGGTTGAAGCCCTCGACGTTGCGCAAGCAGTTGGTGATGCTGCGATCGTTCCTGCGGTTCTGTCACCGCACCGGCCGGGCCAGTGCGGACTTCTCCGCGGTGGTGCCCCATGCTGCGGGATGGCGGCTGTCCACGATCCCGGACCCGGTGCCCGAGGGCACGATCCAGACGCTGTTAGACAGTCTGGATCTGCAGGCGCCCAAGGGGTTGCGGGACCGGGCGATTCTGCTGCTGTTGACCGGTCTGGGTTTGCGGGCTGGGGAGATCGCGGCGTTGCGGCTGACCGACATCGGCTGGCGCACCGGCACACTACGCATCCGCGGTAAGGGCGACCGTGCCGATGAGCTGCCGTTGCCCGAGGAGGTGGGGCGTGCTTTAGAGGACTACGTGGTGCATGGCCGGGGCGGCAGAGCAGGCTATGACGAGGTGTTCTTGACGATGTTCGAGCCGGTGCGCCCGGTGGCCTCGAACGGCATCAGCAAGATCGTGCGGATGGCTTGTTCGCGGGCGGGGATCACCGAGTTCGGTCCGCATCGACTGCGGCACACCTTCGCCACCGGGCTGCTCGCCTCGGGCGCCACGCTCCAGGAAGTCCAGGGGCTACTGCGGCACGCACAACTGCGGACCACCGCGAACTACACCAAGGTCGACCAGACCAGGCTCACCCAGCTCGTCCCTGAGTGGCCGGCCGCGGCTGAGGGCAGGTGGGAGCGATGA
- a CDS encoding ATP-dependent DNA helicase has product MAGPTVQLATVEKTTRRPAADGRMLGDDQADALTRIAVSGRMLDVLVGPAGAGKTTAMSALRRAWEAEHGSGSVVGLAPSAVAAQVLADDLGIATENTAKWWQNHLIHGTTFEASQLVIIDEASLAGALSLDRITHLAHEAGAKVLLVGDYAQLQSVDAGGAFAMIARDRADTPELVDVHRFTHVWEKTASLELRHGRTAAIDTYLAHQRITDGDGEAMTDAAYNAWRADRDAGLVSVLIAETHEDVTALNGRARADLILNKTLNPDREVELRDGTAAGVGDTIITRLNNRNLRTLAGRDWVRNGDIWTVTAVGDDSTITIARDYGTGTTVGDDGTIKARRRGRRFGGSIVLPASYVAEHVDLGYAVTAYRAQGITTDTAHVLVEPTSTRETFYVAMTRGRHSNHAYVTLDRADDHAQPHPGDDPHATARSVLYGVLQHSGAELSAHETIVAEQEQWGSIAQLAAEYETIAAAAQRDRWATLVRGSGLTEEQAESAIESEAFGPLAAELRRAESNHHNVDALLPRLVAVRGFGDADDIAAVLHYRVERATARPAGSGRTRKPARLIAGLLPRAHGVIDAEMRAALDEREELIEARADATLEAALTENAAWTKALGTPLADRRRAAAWRKSARVVAAYRDRYRITDDAPIGAPPESAAQKIDAARARSALDKVRQLVADESRQTEVDLQAVRRDQPGPGRSI; this is encoded by the coding sequence CTGGCCGGGCCGACGGTGCAGCTCGCGACGGTCGAAAAGACCACGCGCAGACCCGCCGCGGATGGTCGAATGCTCGGCGACGACCAAGCCGATGCCTTGACCCGGATCGCGGTGTCGGGGCGGATGCTTGACGTGCTGGTCGGTCCTGCTGGGGCGGGCAAGACCACCGCCATGAGCGCGCTCCGACGAGCGTGGGAAGCCGAGCACGGCTCCGGTTCGGTCGTCGGGTTGGCACCGTCGGCGGTTGCCGCCCAGGTGCTGGCGGACGATCTCGGGATCGCGACGGAGAACACGGCGAAGTGGTGGCAGAACCACCTCATCCACGGCACCACGTTCGAGGCGAGTCAGCTCGTCATCATCGACGAAGCATCCCTGGCCGGCGCCCTGTCGCTGGACCGCATCACCCACCTCGCCCATGAAGCGGGCGCGAAGGTGCTGCTGGTCGGCGACTACGCGCAACTGCAATCCGTGGACGCCGGCGGAGCATTCGCGATGATCGCCAGAGACCGAGCCGACACCCCCGAACTGGTCGACGTTCACCGCTTCACCCACGTCTGGGAGAAGACCGCCTCACTTGAGCTACGCCACGGCCGCACGGCGGCTATCGACACCTACCTCGCCCATCAGCGCATTACCGACGGCGACGGCGAGGCCATGACCGATGCCGCCTACAACGCCTGGCGCGCCGATCGCGACGCGGGACTCGTCTCGGTGCTGATCGCCGAGACCCATGAGGACGTGACCGCGCTGAACGGTCGCGCCCGTGCCGATCTGATCCTCAACAAGACGCTGAACCCCGACCGCGAGGTCGAGCTGCGCGACGGTACCGCCGCCGGCGTTGGCGACACCATCATCACGCGACTCAACAACCGGAACCTGCGCACCCTGGCCGGGCGGGACTGGGTACGCAACGGCGACATCTGGACCGTCACCGCCGTCGGCGACGACAGCACCATCACCATCGCACGCGACTATGGAACCGGCACCACCGTCGGCGACGACGGAACCATCAAGGCTCGCAGGCGTGGGCGCAGGTTCGGCGGCAGCATCGTCCTCCCGGCCTCGTATGTGGCCGAGCATGTCGATCTCGGTTACGCAGTCACCGCCTACCGCGCCCAAGGCATCACGACCGACACTGCGCACGTGCTGGTCGAACCGACCTCGACGAGGGAGACCTTCTACGTCGCGATGACCCGAGGGCGGCACTCGAACCACGCCTACGTGACTCTCGACCGCGCCGACGACCATGCCCAGCCGCACCCTGGCGACGACCCGCATGCCACCGCGCGAAGCGTGCTGTACGGCGTTCTTCAGCACAGCGGGGCCGAACTCTCGGCGCACGAGACCATCGTCGCCGAGCAGGAACAGTGGGGCTCGATCGCCCAGCTCGCCGCCGAGTACGAGACCATCGCCGCCGCAGCCCAACGCGACCGCTGGGCCACTCTCGTTCGGGGCTCCGGGCTCACCGAGGAACAGGCCGAGAGTGCCATCGAGTCCGAGGCGTTCGGCCCGCTCGCGGCTGAACTACGACGCGCTGAATCGAACCATCACAATGTCGATGCCCTCCTGCCGCGCCTCGTGGCCGTGCGCGGGTTCGGTGACGCGGACGACATCGCCGCCGTCCTCCACTACCGAGTCGAGCGGGCGACCGCCCGGCCCGCAGGATCAGGCCGAACCCGCAAGCCAGCACGACTCATCGCCGGCCTGCTCCCACGGGCGCATGGAGTCATCGACGCCGAGATGCGAGCAGCTCTCGACGAGCGAGAGGAACTGATCGAGGCACGCGCCGACGCCACACTCGAAGCCGCGCTCACCGAGAACGCAGCGTGGACGAAGGCACTCGGAACACCGCTCGCCGATCGACGACGAGCCGCGGCCTGGCGCAAGTCCGCACGTGTGGTCGCGGCCTACCGAGACCGGTACCGCATCACCGACGACGCGCCCATCGGTGCCCCGCCCGAGTCGGCCGCGCAGAAGATCGACGCCGCCCGAGCGCGCTCCGCGCTCGACAAGGTACGTCAGCTGGTCGCTGATGAGAGCCGTCAGACAGAGGTCGATCTCCAGGCCGTCAGGCGCGACCAGCCCGGGCCCGGGCGCAGCATCTGA